A single Phragmites australis chromosome 4, lpPhrAust1.1, whole genome shotgun sequence DNA region contains:
- the LOC133914075 gene encoding protein argonaute MEL1-like → MDAIRKVCASLEEGYLPPVTFVVVQKRQRTRLFSEVHGRRDMADRSGNILPGTVADQKICHPTEFDFYLCIHAGIQGTSRLTHYHILYNENHFTTDALPSLTNNLCCTYARCIRAVSVGEFPFIISPFPLFPVLICLEA, encoded by the exons ATGGATGCCATCAGAAAG GTTTGTGCCTCTTTGGAGGAGGGGTATTTGCCTCCAGTCACGTTTGTGGTTGTTCAGAAAAGGCAACGTACGAGGCTTTTTTCTGAGGTTCATGGAAGACGTGATATGGCTGATAGAAGTGGAAACATTCTTCCTG GAACTGTGGCTGACCAAAAGATTTGCCATCCTACCGAGTTTGATTTCTACCTGTGTATTCATGCTGGCATCCAG GGGACTAGTAGGCTCACCCACTACCATATCCTTTACAATGAGAATCATTTTACAACTGATGCACTCCCGTCACTGACCAACAATCTTTGCTGCAC CTATGCTCGTTGCATCCGTGCAGTGTCAGTGGGTGAGTTTCCTTTTATTATATCTCCTTTCCCTCTGTTTCCTGTCTTAATTTGCCTTGAAGCTTGA